aggatcttaccatgtatctctgtatacagggagctcccccctagtggtggctgcagacaggatcttatcatgtatctctgtatacagggagctccccctagtggtggctgcagacaggatcttaccatgtatctctgtatacagggagctcccccctagtggtggctgcagacaggatcttatcatgtatctctgtatacagggagctccccctagtggtgactgcagacaggatcgtatcatgtatctctgtatacagggagctcccccagtggtggctgcagacaggatcttatcatgtatctctgtatacagggagctccccctagtggtggctgcagacaggatcttatgtatctctgtatacagggagctccccctagtggtgactgcagataggatcttatcatgtatctctgtatacagggagctccccctagtggtggctgcagacagaatcttatgtagctctgtatacagggagctccccctagtggtgactgcagacaggatcttatcatgtatctctgtatacagggagctccccctagtggtgactgcagacaggatcttatcatgtatctctgtatacagggagctccccctagtggtgactgcacacaggatcttatcatgtatctctgtatacagggagctccccctagtggtggctacagacaggatcttatcatgtatctctgtatacagggagctccccctagtggtggctgcagacagaatcttatcatgtagctctgtatacagggagctccccctagtggtgactgcacacaggatcttatcatgtatctgtatacagggagctccccctagtggtggctgcagacagaatcttatcatgtatctctgtatacagggagctccccctagtggtgactgcacacaggatcttatcatgtatctctgtatacagggagctccccctagtggtggctacagacaggatcttatcatgtatctctgtatacagggagctccccctagtggtggctacagacaggatcttatcatgtatctctttatacagggagctccccctagtggtggctgcagacaggatcttatcatgtatctctgtatacagggaactccccctagtggtgactgcagacaggatcttatcatgtatctctgtatacagggagctccccctagtggtggctacagacaggatcttatcatgtatctctgtatacagggagctccccctagtggtggctgcagacagaatcttatcatgtagctctgtatacagggagctccccctagtggtgactgcagacaggatcttatcatgtatctctgtatacagggagctccccctagtggtgactgcacacaggatcttatcatgtatctctgtatacagggagctccccctagtggtggctacagacaggatcttatcatgtatctctgtatacagggagctccccctagtggtggctgcagacagaatcttatcatgtatctctgtatacagggaactccccctagtggtgactgcagacaggatcttatcatgtatctctgtatacagggagctccccctagtggaggcagcCGAATCTTATCATTGCACAATTGCCTTTGATGGTAGGGAATGTGTAGAACTGTCctacagctttggatgtgactggagtataagacgTGATGTGTGTACATACAGTAGTTGTTCGTGTTTGTTCTCGCAGAGTATTGTGTGACTCAGTACTAGGAGCGCAGGGAGGGAAACGCTGCCAGCACTTGGCATGAGAAACCTCTAGGAacctgttcacagggggatgtttcCTGTTGTGAGCCATTTTCCCTTTATTGCATATCTCACAATGCATCCTGTTTCCAGTATTATTTCATATATTATCTCCTTTCACGCTCTCTGTTCTTTTCTGAGCCCACTGTGGGAAGAAATGACTCCTTATCAGGCAATAAATAACCACATGCAGCAGACCCGTATCTCCCACCAACACAAAACACCCCCATTCTGCAAGAAAAGATTATAAATAAGTTCTGTTCAGCCTGGGCCTCCTGGTTCATGAATAGAATACTAAAACGGCAGTGAAGACTGACACAGGCAGTGACGAGACTTAGTAGTAGGTTGGATGCAATGCTGAATTATGCGCTTTCCTTTTCAGCTGGCTCCTAAAGCAGTGTCCAGTAATAGCCTCCTGTTTCCTACTTAGGAAGCTGATGATTGGCAGTGTAGTGGATCTATCCCTGATGATTGGCAGAGTAGTGGATCTATCCCTGATGATTGGCAGAGTAGTGGATCTATCACTGATGATTGGCAGAGTAGTGGATCTATCCCTGATGATTGGCAGAGTAGTGGATCTATCCCTGATGATTGGCAGAGTAGTGGATCTATCCCTGATGATTGGCAGAGTAGTGGATCTATGGCTGATGATTGGCAGAGTAGTGGATCTATGGCTGATGATTGGCAGAGTAGTGGATCTATGGCTGATGATTGGCAGAGTAGTGGATCTATCCCTGATGATTGACAGAGTAGTGGATGTATATCCGATTGGCAGAGTAGTGGATCTATGGCTGATGGTGGACACAGTAGTGGATCTTTGTCGACTCTGCAGATATTTGTGTCATGTCTGTTCATCCTGAGCCGCCTGTTTCATGTCTGGGTCACTAGTCTGTTGCATTGTGGGTATTCTGTGTGATCTGTATGACCATGTGTCGCTGTCCCCAGGTCTTGCTATCGGAGATGTCCCGGAGAATCAGACTATTGGGATTGTCCTCACAGTGCTGGGCGTCGTGGTCTTGGACTTCTGCGCCGACGCCACAGAGGGGCCGATCCGCGCTTATCTGCTGGACGTGGCGGATAACGAAGAGCAGGACATGGCGCTTAACATCCACGCCTTCTCCGCCGGTACGTGCACCACCTAATCACCCTGCTGAACCTTGAAGTTTTGCAACTTTCTGGTACACTTTTTGGATCAGTTACTcatcattttcaagatctctgcttgctgtctgtagACGAGCCTGTGCTGATACACGACAACCAAtcagtgctgcagtgtaaagcactgGCGAAGACACTGCAATACATTGCTCAGGCTCCATTAGAGGAGGCTATGGTCATACACGGCAACCAATGTAAGCAGTGCTGCAGTGAAAAGACAGCAACAAAGTACGTAGGCTCCTGTGCTAATACACAGCGACCAATGTGAGCaagcagtgctgcagtgtaaagcattggGCAAGAACACAGCAATCAGTTACTCAGACTCCAGTACATTAGCTTGAACTAATACACAGCTACCAATCCGAAAaagcagtgctgcagtgtaaagcattggGCAAGAAGACAGCAATATATTGCTCAGTAGATGAGGTATTGAAAATGCACAGCAATCAATTCACACGCTGCACATCCAagttaccgctgcagccaatcgccgGCCTTGCATGTTGCTTGCATTTACGGCATCCACCTTTTCTAAAGGGATAATTTCCTGTTCTCCGagggtccgaccactgggaccaCCAGCAAGGAGCCCCTGCAGCCGCTCTGTGAACGGTGCAGAGGAGCACAAGCTCGGCCTCCGCTCAGTTAATTGTTTATGGGACTGACGGACGCAGCAGAGCGCCATTCTCTATGGCAGTCCCAGTAATAATGATGGGAGCGGAGGCTGTCCGTGTGCCCATCCGATCCATTCAGCCCCATTCTCGGCATTCCAAGCCCTGTTTTTGGGGATCCCTGTGACCGGCAAGTTATCCCTTCTGCTGTGGATACCGTGACTTTTTTCGGACTAACCCTCTAATTGTTGAATTGTTCCCCCTCTTTCCGTCCGCAGGCCTCGGTGGAGCGATCGGTTACATGCTCGGCGGTCTGGACTGGACTCAGACTTTCCTCGGATCTATTTTCAAGTCTCAGCAGCAAGTCCTCTTCTTCTTCGCGGCCATCATTTTTAGCGTGTCGGTCGGCCTCCACCTCTTCAGCATCGAAGAAGAACAGTACAGCCCTCAGCACGACCGGCTGGACGACGAGGCCGACACCCTGTCGAGCGTGAAGCTGAACAGCACCCTGGCGCCCATGTCCCGGCTGAACGTCATCAACGAGGACGAACCCTACTCGATGTTTCCGGACGAGGTCCAGTCCGAGAACGATCTCAATCTGGACTTCCTGGAAGTGGACATCGTGAGGAGCAAGAGCGATTCTGTCCTGCACATGCCGGACGCCACGCTGGACTACGAGTCCGAGTTCCTACACTATATCGAACCCTCCATCTTCCAGGACTGTTCCTATCCCAACACGCCACGCAGCACCAGCCAGGAACTCCTCAAATCCAAATTCAACCGCCTGTCTGCGTTCCTCAGAGAGAACGAGAGGGAAGAGGAGATGTTGCTCGATAATCACATTAACGAAGCTAAAGTTCCCAATGGCGGAGATGTCCTACAGAAGGAGAACCTGAACGGACACGCCAGGATAGGTATGAAGCAGTCCTGCACCGCCAGCTCCATGCGCCGCCGCAGGCACATGTTCTACCGCCAGCCCTCCTACACCTTCTCCTATTACGGCAAGGTAGGCTCCCACCGATACCGTTTCAGGAGGGCCAACGCCATCCTGCTGATCAAGTCGTCCCGCAGCATGAATGACATCTACGACATGCAGAAGAGACAGCGGCAAAGGCAAAGGCACCGCAACCAGAGCGGCACCACCAACTCCAGCGGCGACACCGAGAGCGAGGAAGGGGAGACCGAGACCACCGTCAGGCTGCTGTGGCTTTCCATGTTGAAGATGCCCAAGGAGTTGTTACGCCTTTGTTTGTGTCACTTACTGACCTGGTTTTCCATTATTGCGGAAGCGGTGTTCTACACGGACTTCATGGGTCAGGTCATCTTCGAAGGTGATCCTAAGGTACGTCTTCTTAAGGCCGGCAGGGTGGGCTGCATTACTAGAAAAGTAGGTGGTCTTCTGTGACTAGTGGGGTGGTAGGGGCCGCTATAACTTCTGAGGATGTGGGGAgactgctgtgactactggagCAAGTAGTGCGAATACTGGGACTATTGGGGAGGTAGGGGCTGCGGTGACGGTGGTGTTTGTAGGGGGCTACTGTGACTACTGGTAGGGCTAGTGGGGCTACTGTGACTAGTGAGGATGTGAGGCTGCTGTGACTACTATATACAATAGTGGGGATGTAGGGGCGCTGTTGTGGCTAGTGTAAACTTAGCGATTTGTGTAATTATGGGGCTACTGGACCACTGACTTCTGGGGATGCACTGAGGCGGTGGTGAAGGCTGGAGAAAGTATTGGGGATATAGTGGTCTTGCTGTAGCTATTAGAGAAGTATTGGAGTTGCTGTGACTGCTGAGGTAAGAGGGTGAAAAGTGAATGAGGTGGTGACTATTGGGGTAGTAAGAGACCTGCTGTTACTATTGGGGAAGTAATAATAAGAgaactgctgtgactactgggatgGCATGagacctgctgtgactactggggtagTATGagacctgctgtgactactggggtaaTATCagacctgctgtgactactgggggtagTATTggacctgctgtgactactggggtaaTATCAgatctgctgtgactactggggtaaTATCagacctgctgtgactactgggggtagTATGagacctgctgtgactactggggtagTATGagacctgctgtgactactgggggtagTATGagacctgctgtgactactgggggtagTATTgggcctgctgtgactactgggggtagTATGagacctgctgtgactactgggggtagTATGagacctgctgtgactactgggggtagTATGagacctgctgtgactactgggggtagTATGagacctgctgtgactactgggggtagTATGagacctgctgtgactactggggtaaTATCagacctgctgtgactactggggtagTATGAGACCTGCTGTGACTACTAGGGTAGTATGagacctgctgtgactactggggtagTATGagacctgctgtgactactggggtagTATGagacctgctgtgactactggggtagTATGagacctgctgtgactactggggtagTATGagacctgctgtgactactgggggtagTATGagacctgctgtgactactgggggtagTATGagacctgctgtgactactgggggtagTATGagacctgctgtgactactgggggtagTATGagacctgctgtgactactgggggtagTATGagacctgctgtgactactgggggtagTATGagacctgctgtgactactggggtagTATGagacctgctgtgactactggggtagTATGagacctgctgtgactactgggggtagTAAGAGACCTACTGTGACTACTGGGGTAATATCagacctgctgtgactactgggggtagTATGagacctgctgtgactactgggtgtAGTATGagacctgctgtgactactgggggtagTATGagacctgctgtgactactgggggtagTATGAGACCTGCTGTGACTACGGGGGGTAGTATGagacctgctgtgactactgggggtagTATGagacctgctgtgactactgggggtagTAAGagacctgctgtgactactgggggtaaTATCacacctgctgtgactactgggggtagTATGagacctgctgtgactactgggggtagTAAGagacctgctgtgactactggggtaaTATCagacctgctgtgactactgggggtagTATGagacctgctgtgactactgggggtagTATGagacctgctgtgactactgggggtagTAAGagacctgctgtgactactgggggtaaTATCacacctgctgtgactactgggggtagTATGagacctgctgtgactactgggtacTGCCACAGCTATGTTCAGCCTTTGCCCCCGCTGCTAGTAGAGAAGTCCTGTAACCTCTTGCTCTCTTTCAGGGACTCGCGAATTCTACAGAACTCCATCAGTACAACGCCGGGGTGCAGATGGGCTGCTGGGGCCTGGTCATCTACGCTGCCACTGCCGCCGTCTGCTCAGGTGAGGCTTTCTCTGGTATATGGGGGTCTTCTGTCTGGATGTACCCATGGTGTAGCGGCCCCTGACTGCGGGGTCAGTAATTAAGCCTTGTATCATGCCGGCGAGGGATAAGCTGCAGCAGATGTTGCTGCTTTCGTCCTCCGCTCGTTGGCAGATGAATAGGGTTTATGAGGAGCCGCCGGTGACTGCACGTGGACGTCCATGTGTTACCGGGGCCGAGCTGGAAGGACGACCCTCATCATCACCGATGTGTCACTGATTTGTAACCTTTTCTATAAATTGTCCCCTCCAAGCCTCCATACCTGCACACAGGGGACACACGTTCTTCTTCTCGACCTTTTATCCTAAAGATGCAGGATTTCTTCTGCTGTCCTCTCATGCTTCTTACTATAGGAGAGACCAAGAACAAGTCTGTGCAGCACAAAGAGGCAGGATATTGTACAGCAGGCAGGACTTCTTGTGGCTCCCCAGGGCCTGAAGCTGCATGGCCTCATATGGTGGTCACCCATATAAGAAAACAGGTGACCTCCGCCAGGGTCCAGGTGGGGGACGGGCCTCTGTCTCATCAGTCCACTTCATATAGAATAGTCTTTGGCTACGGTCGTATGCCATGGTCAGGCTGTTTCAAGGGGCACAAATGACGGAGGAACCTGTGCACAGACCCCCTTTCACCAGCATATCTGATAACAAAATAATTGATAGCACCTTCCTTCATGAATTTGGGAAATGAAGAGGTAAAGTATTACTACCAGAGCAATGACCGCTTAAAGGGAACATTCCTGGTGGCTCagagcagtgcaagggttaatcgtaACATTCCTGATAGTCTAGGGCAGTCAGTTGGCTAAGAGTTAATAATTTCTGGTGGAATTGAAAGAgaacattcctggtggtctagggcagtgaaaagttaaagggagcatccctggtggtctagagcagtgaaaagttaaagggaacattcctggtggtctagggcagcgaaaagTTAAAgggagcatccctggtggtctagggcagcgaaaagttaaagggaacattcctggtggtctagagcagtgaaaagttaaagagagcattcctggtggtctagagcagtgaaaaGGTAAAGGgaacattcctggtggtctagagcagtgaaaaGGTAAAGAGAACATTCCTGGTGGTCGAGGGCagtgaaaagttaaagggaacattcctggtggtctagagcagtgaaaaGGTAAAGAGAACATTCCTGGTGGTCGAGGGCagtgaaaagttaaagggaacattcctggtggtctagggcagtgaaaagttaaagggagcatccctggtggtctagagcagtgaaaagttaaagggaacattcctggtggtctagagcagtgaaaagttaaagggaacattcctggtggtctagggcagtgaaaagttaaagggagcatccctggtggtctagagcagtgaaaagttaaagggagcattcctggtggtctagagcagtgaaaagttaaagggaacattcctggtggtctagggcagtgaaaagttaaaggtaacattcctggtggtctagagcagtgaaaagttaaagggaacattcctggtggtctagggcagtgaaaagttaaagggaacgttcctggtggtctagggcagtgaaaagttaaagggagcattcctggtggtctagggcagtgaaaagttaaagggaacattcctggtggtctagagcagtgaaaagttaaagggaacatTCCTGATGGTCTAGAGCAGTGAAAAGTTAAAgggagcatccctggtggtctagagcagtgaaaagttaaagggagcatccctggtggtctagagcagtgaaaagttaaagggagcatccctggtggtctagggcagcgaaaagttaaagggaacgttcctggtggtctagagcagtgaaaagttaaagggaacattcctggtggtctagggcagcgaaaagTTAAAgggagcatccctggtggtctagggcagcgaaaagttaaagggaacattcctggtggtctagagcagtgaaaagttaaagagagcattcctggtggtctagagcagtgaaaaGGTAAAGGgaacattcctggtggtctagagcagtgaaaaGGTAAAGAGAACATTCCTGGTGGTCGAGGGCagtgaaaagttaaagggaacattcctggtggtctagggcagtgaaaagttaaagggagcatccctggtggtctagagcagtgaaaagttaaagagagcattcctggtggtctagggcagtgaaaagttaaaggtaacattcctggtggtctagaacagtgaaaagttaaagagagcattcctggtggtctagagcagtgaaaagttaaagggaacattcctggtggtctagggcagtgaaaagttaaaggtaacattcctggtggtctagagcagtgaaaagttaaagggaacattcctggtggtctagggcagtgaaaagttaaagggaacgttcctggtggtctagggcagtgaaaagttaaagggagcattcctggtggtctagggcagtgaaaagttaaagggaacattcctggtggtctagagcagtgaaaagttaaagggaacatTCCTGATGGTCTAGAGCAGTGAAAAGTTAAAGGGAGCATTCCTGGTAAACTAGGGCAGTGAAAAGTTAAAGGtaacattcctggtggtctagagcagtgaaaagttaaagggagcattcctggtggtctagagcagtgaaaagttaaagggaacgttcctggtggtctagggcagtgaaaagttaaagggagcattcctggtggtctagggcagtgaaaagttaaagggaacattcctggtggtctagagcagtgaaaagttaaagggaacattcctggtggtctagagcagtgaaaagttaaagggagcattcctggtggtctagagcagtgaaaagttaaaggggacgttcctggtggtctagggcagtgaaaagttaaagggagcattcctggtggtctagagcagtgaaaaGGTAAAGGgagcattcctggtggtctagagcagtgaaaaGGTAAAGGgaacattcctggtggtctagggcagtgaaaagttaaagggaacattcctggtggtctagagcagttaaAAGGAACATTCCTGGTGATCTAGAGCAGTGCAAGGATTAATGGTAACATTCCTGATAGTCTAGGGCAGTCAGTTGGCTAATAGTTAATAATTTCTGGTGGAATTGAAAGGgaacattcctggtggtctagagcagtgaaaagttaaagggaacattcctggtggtctagagcagtgaaaagttaaagggaacatTCCTGGTGAACTAGAGCagtgaaaagttaaagggaacattcctggtggtctagagcagtgaaaagttaaagggaacatTCCTGGTGGTCTAAGGCATTGGTTGGGCTAAAAGTGACATTTTTGGTTACCTACATCAGTGAAAGGATTAATGGtgacattcctggtggtctagagcagtgaaaagttaaaggtaacattcctggtggtctagagcagtgaaaagttaaagggagcattcctggtggtctagagcagtgaaaagttaaagggaatgttcctggtggtctagggcagtgaaaagttaaagggaacattcctggtggtctagagcagtgaaaagttaaagggaacattcctggtggtctagagcagtgaaaagttaaagggagcattcctggtggtctagagcagtgaaaagttaaaggggacgttcctggtggtctagggcagtgaaaagttaaagggagcattcctggtggtctagagcagtgaaaaGGTAAAGGGAACATTCCTGGCGGTCTAGGGCagtgaaaagttaaagggaacatTCCTGGCGGTCTAGGGCagtgaaaagttaaagggaacatTCCTGGTGATCTAGAGCAGTGCAAGGATTAATGGTAACATTCCTGATAGTCTAGGGCAGTCAGTTGGCTAATAGTTAATAATTTCTGGTGGAATTGAAAGGgaacattcctggtggtctagagcagtgaaaagttaaagggaacattcctggtggtctagggcagtgaaaagttaaagggaacatTCCTGATGGTCTAGGGCAGTAAAAGGTTAAAGGGAACAATCCTGGTGAACTAGAGCagtgaaaagttaaagggaacatccctggtggtctagagcagtgaaaagttaaagggaacatccctggtggtctagagcagtgaaaagttaaagggaacatccctggtggtctagagcagtgaaaagttaaagggaacatTCCTGATGGTCTAAGGCATTGGTTGGGCTAAAAGTGACATTTTTGGTTACCTACATCAGTGAAAGGATTAATGGTGACATTCCTGGCGGTCTAGAGCTGGGCTAACAGTTACATTCCTTGTGGCTTACAGCAGCGAAAGGGTTAATTGTAGCATTCCTGGTGGTTTAGAACAGTTAAgggtagcattactggtggtctggaGCAGTCAAAAGTAACATTCCCGATTGTCTAGGGCAGTTGACAGTGATATttatggtggtctagagcagttaaAGGtaacattcctggtggtctagagcagatcAAGGTTACTTTCCTGGTGGTCTAAG
This is a stretch of genomic DNA from Ranitomeya variabilis isolate aRanVar5 chromosome 6, aRanVar5.hap1, whole genome shotgun sequence. It encodes these proteins:
- the SLC45A4 gene encoding solute carrier family 45 member 4, with the translated sequence MMMAPQNADSDTMQVQDLPLAKLKKDEPKESESRDETISEGSIDRIPVRLWVMHGAVMFGREFCYAMETALVTPVLLQIGLPEQYYSLTWFLSPILGLIFTPLIGSASDRCTLRWGRRRPFILGLCVGVLLGVALFLNGSVIGLAIGDVPENQTIGIVLTVLGVVVLDFCADATEGPIRAYLLDVADNEEQDMALNIHAFSAGLGGAIGYMLGGLDWTQTFLGSIFKSQQQVLFFFAAIIFSVSVGLHLFSIEEEQYSPQHDRLDDEADTLSSVKLNSTLAPMSRLNVINEDEPYSMFPDEVQSENDLNLDFLEVDIVRSKSDSVLHMPDATLDYESEFLHYIEPSIFQDCSYPNTPRSTSQELLKSKFNRLSAFLRENEREEEMLLDNHINEAKVPNGGDVLQKENLNGHARIGMKQSCTASSMRRRRHMFYRQPSYTFSYYGKVGSHRYRFRRANAILLIKSSRSMNDIYDMQKRQRQRQRHRNQSGTTNSSGDTESEEGETETTVRLLWLSMLKMPKELLRLCLCHLLTWFSIIAEAVFYTDFMGQVIFEGDPKGLANSTELHQYNAGVQMGCWGLVIYAATAAVCSALLQKYLDNYDLSIKIIYILGTLGFSIGTAVMFIFPNVYVSMVMISTMGIVSMSISYCPYALLGQYHEMKEYIHHSPGNSKRGFGIDCAILSCQVYISQILVASALGAVVDFVSTVRVIPLVASIGSFLGFLTAAFLVIYPEVPDENKEEAKRQVAPDAAITNGGSTEKPLVLKLSPKGQAAIPPEVEIESAV